The following proteins are encoded in a genomic region of Sulfurovum indicum:
- a CDS encoding DUF6858 family protein, giving the protein MKQITVMEKYPVFTMQIEKSETDYQTIDEIFTYLKVQADLHPVATYIGEFDHYTHTASLDVGEISSEIKAAKNFICCFGKVLPKPEVLAIRPRSIGVAELEDAFVVSFMEAPNPDANKAMEQWVKGLLK; this is encoded by the coding sequence ATGAAACAAATTACTGTGATGGAAAAGTATCCGGTCTTTACGATGCAGATCGAAAAGAGCGAGACGGATTATCAGACGATCGATGAGATCTTTACCTATCTGAAAGTGCAGGCTGACCTGCATCCTGTTGCTACTTATATCGGAGAGTTTGACCACTATACGCATACCGCTTCATTGGATGTTGGGGAGATCAGTAGTGAGATTAAAGCGGCAAAGAACTTTATCTGTTGTTTCGGCAAGGTACTTCCCAAACCCGAAGTATTGGCAATCCGCCCACGTTCTATCGGGGTGGCAGAACTGGAAGATGCTTTTGTGGTCAGTTTTATGGAGGCACCAAACCCAGATGCCAATAAAGCAATGGAACAGTGGGTCAAAGGACTCCTTAAGTAG
- a CDS encoding NAD(P)/FAD-dependent oxidoreductase, producing MTKVLVLGGGFAGVEAAIYLRKNELDVTLVSDRDFFYIYPTSIWIPTGDATLEDVAVPLDELAFAHGFKLIVDPVTALEPKEKKVTLESGRTLEGYDYIVVAMGQDKMQHPGMEHTLSICGKPEEATELFNRLDALVRKGSGKLAFGFGGNPKDSSAVRGGPAFEVLFNVHDFLKKKGVRDKFELTFFAPMEKPGQKMGEKALVMMDRMFSMTDIKKKVGSKITEFVEDGILFEDGEKIESDLTMFISAGTGHTILKESGLPLSEAGFVVTNEYNEVEDFDGIYAIGDSASLMGPEWRAKQGHVAEVMARNVAYNIFQNQQNIDSKESYMEHLNILCVMDTGNGAAFVYRSSKGGKMIPLPVVGHWMKKGWGWYCRNSKLGKIPRLPGM from the coding sequence ATGACAAAAGTATTGGTACTGGGTGGTGGGTTTGCAGGAGTGGAAGCAGCGATCTATCTGCGAAAAAATGAGTTGGACGTAACACTGGTCAGCGACAGGGACTTTTTCTATATCTACCCGACATCGATTTGGATACCGACCGGTGATGCCACTCTGGAGGATGTTGCTGTGCCTTTGGATGAACTGGCATTTGCACATGGTTTCAAACTGATCGTCGATCCGGTCACGGCACTGGAGCCCAAAGAGAAAAAAGTAACTCTGGAGAGCGGACGTACACTTGAAGGGTATGACTACATCGTTGTGGCGATGGGACAGGACAAGATGCAGCATCCGGGGATGGAGCATACACTCTCTATATGCGGTAAACCTGAAGAGGCAACGGAACTCTTTAATCGTCTGGATGCCTTGGTGCGCAAAGGAAGCGGAAAGCTCGCTTTCGGATTTGGCGGGAACCCTAAAGATTCATCGGCAGTACGTGGCGGACCTGCTTTCGAGGTATTGTTCAATGTACATGATTTTCTGAAAAAGAAAGGAGTGCGTGACAAGTTTGAACTTACCTTCTTTGCTCCAATGGAGAAACCGGGACAGAAGATGGGAGAGAAAGCTCTTGTGATGATGGACAGGATGTTCAGCATGACAGATATTAAAAAGAAGGTCGGTTCAAAGATTACAGAGTTTGTTGAAGATGGTATTCTGTTTGAAGATGGTGAGAAGATCGAATCCGACCTTACTATGTTCATCTCTGCAGGTACAGGACACACTATTCTTAAAGAGTCCGGACTGCCGCTTAGTGAAGCAGGTTTTGTTGTGACCAATGAGTATAATGAAGTAGAAGATTTTGATGGGATCTATGCCATCGGTGATTCAGCATCACTGATGGGACCTGAGTGGAGAGCAAAGCAGGGGCATGTGGCAGAAGTTATGGCACGTAATGTAGCCTACAATATTTTTCAGAATCAGCAAAATATCGATTCCAAAGAGAGCTATATGGAACATTTGAATATTCTGTGTGTAATGGATACGGGAAACGGAGCAGCATTTGTGTACAGAAGCAGCAAAGGAGGGAAGATGATCCCGCTTCCGGTAGTCGGTCACTGGATGAAGAAAGGGTGGGGCTGGTACTGCCGTAACTCCAAACTAGGCAAGATCCCAAGACTACCTGGGATGTGA
- the ccoG gene encoding cytochrome c oxidase accessory protein CcoG, with the protein MEAAVEVEEKKPKKNQAKEYLKGWVPYRIKRYWAYVAATVIALVMPWITINGNHLFLLSFDHKKLHLAGVAFDMQELYLMPFLLMLLFLGIFAVTAVGGRAWCGWACPQTVFRVIYRDFIETKLLGLRKRIKNKQKEPDMSKPENKVKKVIAILLWSVLAFIAAADFLWYFVPPEEFFQYIQNPSEHMVLIGMLVGTALFLIADIVFIKEDFCIYICPYSRVQSVLYDDDTLMAIYDPIRGGEIYEGHGNERHKEFSKQKELLAVNPNAECTTCESCVTVCPTHIDIRKGLQLECINCLECVDACTTVMGALGKPSLVQWSSVRETERHEGKTRIFRPKVIAYFTVLVLVLVALFAMGSTKENMLLNINKTTRLYKILDNGEIENDYIFLFANTDSKRHTYFFEIEGDLKEKIEIVRPKEPFSIAPGKKRKKVVVLRTKEKLADNARKDVPIPVTIKAYAVDDKEKVVVTRHTVFVYPRADLLKK; encoded by the coding sequence ATGGAAGCAGCAGTTGAAGTTGAAGAGAAAAAGCCTAAAAAAAACCAGGCAAAAGAGTATTTAAAAGGGTGGGTACCGTACCGTATCAAGCGCTACTGGGCCTATGTGGCAGCAACGGTCATAGCACTGGTCATGCCTTGGATCACCATTAACGGAAACCATCTGTTCCTATTGAGCTTTGACCATAAGAAACTGCACCTTGCCGGTGTAGCATTTGATATGCAGGAGCTCTATCTGATGCCGTTCCTGCTTATGCTTCTTTTTCTTGGTATCTTTGCTGTGACGGCAGTGGGCGGGAGAGCATGGTGTGGATGGGCCTGTCCTCAAACGGTTTTTCGTGTGATCTACAGAGATTTTATCGAGACAAAACTTCTGGGACTCCGCAAACGTATCAAAAATAAGCAGAAAGAACCTGATATGAGCAAACCGGAGAATAAGGTTAAGAAGGTGATCGCAATTCTGCTATGGTCTGTGCTGGCATTCATAGCGGCAGCAGATTTCCTCTGGTATTTCGTTCCTCCCGAAGAGTTTTTCCAGTATATACAGAACCCGAGTGAACATATGGTACTGATAGGAATGCTGGTTGGTACAGCACTCTTTTTGATCGCGGATATTGTGTTCATCAAAGAGGACTTCTGTATCTATATCTGTCCTTACAGCCGTGTACAGTCGGTACTTTATGACGATGATACACTGATGGCGATCTATGATCCGATCCGTGGAGGGGAGATTTATGAAGGGCATGGGAATGAAAGGCATAAGGAGTTCAGTAAGCAAAAAGAACTGCTTGCTGTCAATCCAAATGCAGAGTGTACTACCTGTGAAAGCTGTGTAACGGTCTGCCCTACACACATTGATATTCGTAAAGGACTGCAGCTTGAGTGTATCAACTGTCTGGAGTGTGTGGATGCCTGTACAACAGTTATGGGTGCATTGGGCAAACCAAGCCTTGTCCAATGGTCGAGTGTAAGAGAGACGGAGAGACATGAAGGAAAGACTCGTATCTTCAGGCCGAAAGTGATTGCATACTTTACAGTGTTGGTACTCGTGCTTGTGGCACTTTTTGCTATGGGAAGCACAAAGGAGAATATGCTGTTGAACATTAACAAGACAACAAGACTCTATAAGATCCTTGATAATGGAGAGATTGAGAACGATTATATATTCCTCTTTGCCAATACCGATAGCAAGAGACATACTTACTTCTTCGAGATAGAGGGTGACCTGAAAGAGAAGATCGAGATTGTCAGACCAAAAGAGCCGTTCAGTATTGCACCAGGCAAAAAACGCAAGAAAGTCGTTGTATTGAGAACAAAAGAGAAACTGGCGGACAATGCACGTAAAGATGTACCGATTCCTGTAACGATCAAAGCGTATGCAGTAGATGACAAAGAGAAGGTCGTGGTCACAAGACATACGGTATTTGTCTATCCACGTGCAGACCTGTTAAAAAAGTAA
- a CDS encoding recombinase family protein, protein MTYAYLRQMPNCSNLSQQQRNILSFALTQGLQIDKEVIEYSTKNRPIEEREEFEKFLHSLNEGEDMIVVEHLAILSDGVEELVKVINCMLSREIVLYIANTGTVIKKEAVLVDVFPLLNDLREAQKAKTGQIGRPKGSRSSSKFDVYQPQIISLLKEGKSVSAIARELGVSRSSLKDYIESRGIRELVEGSWMEISSPRQIPGVDNTVLICPFEQDNNNHNEERI, encoded by the coding sequence ATGACTTATGCATATTTAAGACAGATGCCAAATTGCAGCAACCTGTCCCAACAGCAGCGTAATATTCTCTCTTTTGCATTGACACAAGGGTTACAGATAGATAAAGAGGTGATCGAGTACAGTACGAAGAACCGTCCCATTGAAGAGCGTGAAGAGTTCGAAAAGTTCCTTCACTCCTTAAATGAAGGTGAAGATATGATTGTAGTCGAGCATTTGGCGATCCTGAGTGACGGAGTAGAGGAGCTTGTCAAGGTGATCAACTGTATGTTGAGCCGGGAAATCGTTCTCTATATCGCAAATACAGGGACTGTTATTAAAAAAGAGGCTGTGTTGGTCGATGTCTTTCCTCTGCTCAATGATCTCAGAGAGGCACAGAAAGCCAAGACAGGACAGATCGGTCGTCCCAAAGGGAGCCGTTCCTCTTCAAAGTTCGATGTCTATCAGCCGCAGATCATCTCTCTGTTAAAAGAGGGAAAAAGTGTAAGTGCCATTGCAAGAGAGCTGGGAGTAAGCCGCAGTTCACTGAAGGATTACATCGAGTCAAGAGGTATCAGGGAGTTGGTGGAAGGGTCTTGGATGGAGATATCTTCGCCTCGGCAGATCCCCGGTGTGGACAACACCGTACTGATCTGTCCGTTCGAACAGGATAATAATAATCATAATGAAGAAAGGATATAG
- the moaC gene encoding cyclic pyranopterin monophosphate synthase MoaC produces the protein MNLTHLDDQNKPKMVDVSDKDNTVRIAVASGIIEVGREAYDAVVSNTAKKGPVLQTAVIAAIQGTKQTSTLIPMCHPLMLTSVKTDIEELPELPGFKLTVTAKLNGQTGVEMEALTGVSIGLLTIYDMLKAIDKGMVIKNIQLEHKSGGKSGDFNRA, from the coding sequence GTGAACCTCACTCATTTAGATGACCAGAACAAGCCCAAAATGGTCGATGTTTCAGACAAAGACAATACCGTACGTATCGCTGTGGCAAGCGGTATCATAGAAGTAGGGAGGGAAGCCTATGACGCAGTGGTCTCCAATACGGCAAAAAAAGGCCCGGTCCTTCAAACCGCTGTTATTGCAGCGATACAGGGGACAAAGCAGACAAGTACACTCATTCCTATGTGTCATCCGCTTATGCTTACTTCAGTCAAAACAGACATTGAAGAGTTACCGGAACTACCTGGCTTCAAACTTACTGTCACTGCCAAGCTTAACGGACAGACAGGTGTAGAGATGGAAGCACTCACCGGTGTCAGTATCGGACTGCTTACCATCTACGATATGCTCAAAGCAATCGACAAAGGCATGGTCATTAAAAATATACAGCTTGAGCATAAAAGTGGTGGAAAGTCAGGTGATTTTAACCGAGCTTGA
- a CDS encoding HP0495 family protein — MVLDNNTQEQPKIEYPTRWGFKIIGQDKEKLKACIKEVMGEKEHLCSLGNSSRTGKFHTYNASCVVESQEERDRLFKCFQDHEDVNMVI, encoded by the coding sequence ATGGTATTGGACAACAACACACAAGAACAACCCAAAATAGAATATCCGACCCGGTGGGGGTTCAAGATCATCGGACAAGACAAAGAGAAGCTTAAAGCCTGCATCAAAGAGGTAATGGGAGAAAAGGAACATCTCTGTTCTCTCGGGAACAGTTCCCGAACAGGAAAATTCCATACCTATAATGCTTCATGTGTCGTTGAGTCCCAGGAAGAGAGAGACAGACTCTTCAAATGCTTTCAAGACCATGAAGATGTCAATATGGTGATCTGA